The Aethina tumida isolate Nest 87 chromosome 6, icAetTumi1.1, whole genome shotgun sequence genome has a segment encoding these proteins:
- the LOC109605618 gene encoding uncharacterized protein LOC109605618: MKTCVVFLVLVLKISGFDAFIIPDELPSLLSVIYSNIPTIKKGTDSRLGWGFRLGDRADFQVLLELGPQTNTQPLANQGDSNTNNKRNTLENLANTLYAQRQKEKKEKLQLQQLKEQLQNQDEVKQQDNEASTWLKTWSKDMRNQNEEDGIKTLLQNLAKAKPGLAEGEIDAKSVIPEDESGEKKPVKKRAEKVKSTTEGALDDVNLD, encoded by the exons GTTTTGATGCGTTCATCATTCCCGACGAGTTGCCGTCTTTGCTCTCGGTAATTTACTCCAACATCCCGACAATTAAGAAGG GTACTGACTCCCGATTGGGTTGGGGCTTCAGACTGGGCGACAGGGCTGATTTTCAAGTACTTTTAGAGCTCGGACCCCAAACCAACACTCAACCTCTAGCAAATCAGGGCGACTCGAACACCAACAACAAGAGGAACACGTTGGAGAACCTGGCCAACACTTTGTACGCACAACGGCAGAAGGAGAAGAAGGAGAAGTTACAGCTGCAACAATTGAAGGAACAACTACAAAACCAAGATGAGGTGAAGCAACAAGACAACGAGGCGTCCACGTGGCTGAAAACATGGAGCAAGGACATGCGTAACCAAAATGAGGAGGATGGAATCAAAACGTTGCTGCAGAACCTGGCGAAAGCCAAACCTGGTTTGGCCGAAGGCGAAATCGATGCCAAAAGTGTGATCCCCGAAGACGAGTCTGGTGAGAAGAAACCAGTCAAGAAAAGAGCCGAAAAGGTTAAAAGCACCACCGAAGGTGCTTTGGACGACGTGAACTTAGATTaa
- the LOC109605615 gene encoding ran-specific GTPase-activating protein: MSDIIENEDVSHVGNGEECDPDPQFKPIITLPEVEVSLNEDHEVEMLKIRAKLYRFDSHSDPPEWKERGTGELKLLKNKENSSMRIVMRRDKTLKICANHFLTPKMELTKNVSCDRAFVYTVFADFADEELKSELFAVKFGSVENANLFKTKFEEAQEILKKECNLYNGTLDHEHEDESESETEDSTEDKENKEANLEITSKLSELDVNKKEDEKVKK; encoded by the exons ATGTCCGACATTATT GAAAACGAAGACGTTAGTCACGTCGGTAACGGTGAGGAATGCGACCCGGACCCCCAATTCAAACCTATAATCACACTGCCGGAGGTCGAGGTGTCCCTGAATGAGGACCATGAGGTGGAAATGCTCAAGATCAGGGCTAAACTGTACAGGTTCGACTCGCACAGTGACCCACCGGAGTGGAAG GAAAGGGGCACAGGTGAATTGAAGCTGCTGAAAAACAAGGAGAACAGTTCGATGCGCATTGTGATGAGGAGGGATAAAACGTTGAAGATCTGTGCAAATCACTTCCTCACACCCAAAATGGAGCTCACCAAAAACGTCAGCTGTGATAGGGCCTTTGTTTACACGGTTTTCGCCGATTTTGCGGATGAGGAGCTGAAGTCTGAGCTCTTTGCTGTTAAGTTTGGCAGTGTTGAAA ATGCAAATTTGTTCAAAACCAAGTTTGAGGAAGCAcaggaaatattgaaaaaggaGTGTAACTTATACAATGGTACTTTGGACCATGAACATGAAGATGAGAGTGAATCAGAGACGGAAGATTCAACTGAAGACAAAGAGAATAAGGAGGCCAACTTGGAGATTACATCAAAACTGTCAGAGCtagatgttaataaaaaagaggatgaaaaagttaaaaaataa
- the LOC109605614 gene encoding U6 snRNA-associated Sm-like protein LSm8: MASGLDTFVNHTVSIITSDGRNFIGTLKGFDQTINIILDESHERVYSTTTGVEQVMLGLHIIRGDNVAIVGLIDEEVDNRLNLASIKAEPLNAVVH; this comes from the exons atggctTCAGGACTCGACACTTTTGTAAACC ataCCGTATCAATTATAACATCAGATGGCCGTAATTTTATC GGCACATTGAAAGGCTTTGACCAaaccataaatataattcttgATGAGTCACATGAAAGGGTCTATTCCACAACTACAGGAGTTGAACAAGTTATGCTAGGCCTGCACATTATTCGAGGCGACAATGT ggcAATCGTAGGATTAATTGATGAAGAAGTAGACAATAGACTAAATCTAGCTAGTATTAAGGCTGAACCATTAAATGCTGtggtacattaa
- the LOC109605617 gene encoding myotrophin, translated as MSGDFVWAIKNGDLDQVKDHVEKKAVNVNEEVDGRPLILYAADYGQKDVIDYLVSAGADVNSKDKHGITAILAAIWEGHVDCVRLLIEKGASKEGTAPDGKSYLESAENNEIRKLLV; from the exons ATGAGCGGCGACTTCGTGTGGGCCATCAAGAACGGCGATCTGGACCAGGTGAAGGATCACGTCGAGAAAAAG GCTGTTAACGTAAACGAAGAAGTGGACGGTCGTCCTTTGATCCTGTACGCTGCGGATTACGGTCAGAAGGATGTAATAGATTATCTCGTGTCCGCCGGCGCGGACGTCAAC TCCAAAGACAAGCATGGGATAACGGCGATCCTGGCAGCTATTTGGGAGGGACACGTCGACTGTGTAAGACTGCTGATTGAAAAGGGTGCATCCAAAGAAGGCACGGCTCCAGATGGCAAGTCATATTTGGAATCGGCTGAGAATaatgaaataagaaaacttCTAGTCTAG
- the LOC109605619 gene encoding putative phosphoenolpyruvate synthase has translation MWAILQFVYYSGYYFALFLSPWLVFYRRSEHSSKDWFYYFKLRHAKNAINNVQKNKREKTKRTGDKLDYKIDIPTKQHTSSNFIYGYDQKGNSLNIRFTLHFNNVAEVFLSLRLANGKKYLLPGNDEVKFYSVPQLQWKARGLNIEILNPFRKMRVTFNGLLKETSSDIASIEHVQFNFIWNAASAPSFFPEDYNTSLLSQGVANEHWRDGNWLNLLPNIKGYEQFGSLHGFYKLESGQETVINLPGFRTKIEGVKPNLTLNREVRIALAAEDGTVISLTLQQYKNGCSEFCYGQIYKADNFIYPITDKDLVLQEVGEHGSLPSMFKAHITSDKRVYHCVFHLNVNQAAKVRSNEENGYELYSVPCEIDLDTQQARGSVEFWYYKLGDGITTPPPLLTEAIVESLPEDLVADINGETAQILDLTGGKGNSLALMSSLDQSHFVVPGGFVVTTNAFKRQLKENLKLRKSVEILDDICCGREGGVLEVACKETIHTFETEQVIGEVKDAIIDGLKKAKQQSGGGDGERWAVRSSAIGEDSEDLSAAGQNETFLGCISDEDVIEAVRKCWASLFTFQSVQYRWQHGLPVKAEMAVVVQKMVPAEAAGVLFTCHPSTSNPSQMVVTSNYGLGESVVSAKSDPDTFILKKTYEGEISIIEKTVGKKAVLIQMGDDNGVQEQDLDEQKSSSLSLTDDQVLLLGEVGVYLENQFGGPRDIEWAFHKNRLYLLQSRPITTLNTWSDFELLHEYDSAVMTEQEYFTVANVGEVMPGALTVLSQTTAQVIANKAVQLALKENYQPYVMKCLQTAQHHVVINVINSIHRSIRAKIDTAAKVLDLAIFGHPVIDERMHQIALSRYPPNAIKNLVDYWNMIEMTWQCQKDAVKLQKLVADVKFDFNKKDVLEMHELITKAIDDLGSYCNAHCHTTTASVLYQMIALNVLMGSETDFSMDHYSDCALILSSCEDVVSAEIPVLLEDIALAIQEEGFSESFRNIDPKDGVEYLKNNCNKAYKLLQNFLTLHGHRLLGEFEIREEAWGTNPAKVIQMLQANCSVVITKKEKKMNTVDDVISKLVTVKSLIPKMILKFLISKMRVAVGFREKTKSEVIRGINKVRLAYSQFGDELVALGILPNKDLMYHLAHHELEQIIKKRNPLIISKAMRRQRLYPKWNKLRFEEVMRGVPEAEKEQELVYGKSDISCLGTPVCTGDVKARACVITSLTDIDQLQTGDVLITYSTDIGWSPYFPMLSAVITELGGLVSHGAVVAREYGLPCIVGVKNVTKIFKTGDVVQMSGSQGRIELVSREC, from the exons ATGTGGGCTATAttgcaatttgtttattactcCGGTTATTATTTTGCGCTGTTTTTAAGCCCTTGGTTGGTGTTTTATAGACGAAGTGAACATTCCAGTAAag attggttttattattttaaactaagaCATGCGAAAAACGCTATAAACAATGTACAAAAGAACAAGAGagaaaaaactaaaagaacCGGGGACAAAttggattataaaattgatattcccACGAAACAG CACACCTCAAGCAATTTCATCTACGGGTACGACCAGAAGGGCAACAGTCTCAATATTAGATTCACCTTGCACTTCAACAACGTCGCTGAGGTGTTTCTGAGTTTGAGACTGGCTAATGGAAAAAAGTACTTGCTCCCTGGCAACGACGAAGTGAAATTCTATAGTGTGCCACAGCTGCAATGGAAAGCCAGAGGTTTGAACATCGAAATATTAAACCCCTTCAGGAAGATGCGTGTTACCTTCAATGGCTTGTTGAAAGAAACATCTTCAGACATTGCCTCCATTGAGCACGTCCAGTTCAACTTCAT ATGGAACGCTGCAAGTGCCCCATCGTTTTTCCCTGAAGACTACAACACCTCGCTTCTCTCCCAGGGTGTGGCCAATGAACATTGGCGTGATGGAAACTGGTTGAACCTTCT GCCAAATATCAAAGGTTACGAGCAATTTGGAAGCTTGCACGGCTTCTACAAGCTTGAATCTGGCCAAGAAACTGTCATAAACTTGCCTGGTTTTCGCACAAAAATAGAAGGCGTCAAACCAAATCTTACGTTAAACCGCGAGGTGAGAATTGCTCTGGCTGCCGAAGATGGAACAGTTATCAGTCTAACGCTTCAACAATACAAAAACGGTTGCTCCGAATTTTGCTACGGACAGATTTACAAAGCTGACAACTTCATTTATCCGATCACCGATAAAGATTTGGTATTGCAAGAGGTGGGGGAGCATGGAAGTCTTCCTTCCATGTTCAAGGCTCACATCACCT CTGACAAAAGGGTTTACCACTGCGTCTTCCACTTAAACGTGAACCAGGCGGCCAAAGTGAGGAGCAACGAGGAGAACGGGTACGAATTGTACAGCGTACCATGTGAAATAGATCTGGATACGCAGCAAGCTCGTGGTTCAGTCGAATTTTGGTACTACAAGCTGGGTGATGGTATCACAACGCCTCCTCCACTTCTAACGGAGGCAATCGTTGAGAGTTTACCTGAAGATCTAGTGGCAGATATTAACGGTGAAACGGCACAAATTTTAGATCTGACCGGAGGAAAAGGCAACTCCCTAGCTTTGATGTCTTCGTTGGATCAATCACac TTTGTGGTGCCGGGAGGATTTGTAGTGACAACAAACGCCTTTAAACGGCAGTTAAAGGAAAACTTGAAGCTGAGGAAGTCTGTGGAAATTTTAGACGACATTTGTTGTGGCCGAGAAGGTGGAGTTTTGGAAGTGGCGTGCAAAGAAACCATACACACATTTGAAACGGAACAAGTAATTGGTGAGGTGAAAGATGCCATTATCGACGGACTTAAAAAAGCTAAGCAACAATCTGGTGGTGGTGACGGTGAACGATGGGCGGTACGATCTTCCG CAATCGGAGAAGACTCCGAAGATCTATCCGCTGCAGGCCAAAACGAAACGTTCCTTGGTTGCATCAGCGACGAAGACGTCATTGAAGCTGTCAGAAAATGTTGGGCTTCGTTGTTTACCTTCCAAAGTGTCCAGTATAGATG GCAACATGGTTTACCTGTGAAGGCCGAAATGGCTGTTGTGGTGCAAAAAATGGTACCCGCTGAAGCTGCAGGCGTTTTGTTCACTTGTCATCCCTCTACTTCAAACCCGTCTCAGATGGTTGTCACATCCAATTATGGACTTGGAGaa AGTGTAGTTTCTGCTAAAAGTGACCCAGACACTTTCATCCTCAAGAAGACCTACGAAGGTGAAATAAGCATCATCGAAAAAACTGTGGGGAAAAAGGCAGTCCTTATTCAAATGGGTGACGATAATGGAGTGCAAGAGCAAGATTTAGACGAGCAAAAGTCATCATCTTTAAGCTTAACAGATGACCAAGTATTACTCTTAGGAGAAGTAGGCGTTTACTTAGAAAATCAATTTGGTGGACCCCGAGACATAGAATGGGCCTTCCATAAg aataggtTGTATTTGCTCCAATCCAGACCAATAACCACCCTAAACACCTGGTCCGATTTTGAACTACTCCACGAGTACGACAGTGCAGTGATGACTGAGCAGGAGTACTTTACAGTTGCAAACGTTGGAGAAGTCATGCCAG GAGCCTTGACCGTGCTCTCCCAAACTACCGCCCAAGTAATTGCAAACAAGGCAGTACAACTGGCTTTGAAAGAGAATTACCAGCCTTACGTGATGAAGTGCCTCCAAACAGCTCAGCATCACGTCGTAATCAACGTTATTAAC TCCATACACAGAAGCATTCGTGCAAAAATTGACACGGCAGCCAAAGTATTGGATCTGGCAATTTTTGGTCATCCTGTAATAGACGAACGCATGCACCAAATCGCTTTATCCAGGTACCCACCAAATGCCATAAAAAACCTTGTAGACTACTGGAACATGATCGAGATGACCTGGCAATGTCAAAAGGACGCCGTTAAATTGCAGAAGCTGGTCGCCGACGTCAAATTCGATTTTAACAAGAAGGACGTGCTTGAAATGCACGAGTTGATCACCAAAGCCATAGACGACTTGGGATCTTATTGCAATGCTCATTGTCATACGACTACCGCCTCCGTGCTTTACCAGATGATCGCTTTGAATGTGTTAATGGGTAGTGAAACAG ATTTTAGTATGGACCACTATTCGGACTGCGCCTTGATTTTGTCATCGTGCGAGGACGTTGTGTCAGCGGAAATACCCGTACTTCTTGAGGATATTGCTTTGGCCATTCAAGAGGAGGGTTTTTCTGAAAGCTTCAGAAACATAGACCCAAAGGACGGAGTTGAATACCTTAAGAACAACTGCAATAAAGCTTATAAGTTGTTGCAAAACTTCCTGACACTACACGGTCATAGGCTGTTAGGAGAA TTTGAAATCAGGGAAGAAGCATGGGGCACGAACCCCGCAAAAGTAATACAAATGCTACAAGCAAATTGCTCAGTTGTAATCACAAAGAAGGAAAAGAAAATGAATACTGTGGACGATGTTATCAGTAAACTGGTAActgttaaaagtttaataccaaa gatgattctaaaatttttaatatccaaaATGAGAGTGGCAGTGGGATTTAGGGAAAAAACTAAATCTGAAGTTATTAGAGGCATAAACAAGGTGAGACTTGCCTACAGTCAATTTGGTGATGAACTGGTAGCACTGGGTATTTTACCAAACAAAGATTTGATGTACCACTTGGCCCACCACGAACTAGAGCAGATCATTAAGAAAAGGAACCCTCTCATCATCAGCAA GGCTATGAGAAGACAAAGGTTGTATCCGAAGTGGAACAAGCTAAGATTCGAGGAAGTAATGCGCGGAGTACCAGAAGCAGAAAA